A stretch of the Deltaproteobacteria bacterium genome encodes the following:
- a CDS encoding protein BatD: protein MFIKKNKIFIARLFFILLAAGCCLLANTPSYAQVVVEATVDKPTIALDDQLVLTVKVKGGSVSSDPRMPSKGNFQVLNQSFSTHVEMINGRISMEKEYTYILAPVKEGKFEIGPITVSVEGVDYPTGPISVTVVNGGSKPARPPLPNNAPNSPPDEAATPAGDYKEVFIEAKLDKTNPYVGEQLIYNFKLYTSRNLREVLPEFPDFHDFWSENLLKEGKSKEVLGGKEYLVYQFKYALFPSKSGKLEIGETSVKAQVEEPLNLPGFFNDPFFNLRAGGGAYRPRVFRAPALSVDVKELPPNAPADFKGLVGSFALKSELSKQDLTVGETATLTLTLSGQGNLKEAKIEGFENLPNLKIYPDKADLELNRTVSGLSGKKVFKFALVPEAAGKIQIPEINLSVFNPKTGQYENLQSPAYTLSVVPGSTSQGNPVQKQNFISKPESPNLLAEDIASIHQELRVDSLLSNASLYAGLSLFLAIPLVTWILHLLNKRKTWLQQNESYLRKKKAFSKAQQKIKQIALDNAAIFADLVSKIMKEFLGDKLQRMGVSLTPQEIEQILKDKKIRPDLLTETIVFLKELEATSFGAVPNKELWKKEWPLKAIKLLKALERGLK from the coding sequence ATGTTTATTAAAAAAAATAAAATTTTTATAGCCCGACTCTTTTTTATTCTACTAGCTGCTGGCTGCTGTTTGCTGGCAAATACTCCTAGCTATGCTCAGGTGGTAGTTGAAGCGACAGTCGATAAACCCACTATTGCCCTGGATGATCAACTGGTGCTGACGGTGAAAGTAAAAGGGGGCTCGGTTTCTTCAGACCCTCGCATGCCCTCCAAGGGGAATTTTCAGGTTCTTAACCAAAGTTTTTCTACTCATGTTGAAATGATTAATGGTCGGATTTCTATGGAGAAGGAATACACCTACATTTTGGCCCCTGTGAAAGAAGGCAAATTCGAGATTGGACCCATTACGGTTTCTGTAGAAGGGGTTGATTATCCGACCGGTCCTATTAGTGTAACGGTAGTAAATGGGGGGAGTAAGCCAGCTCGCCCCCCCCTGCCTAATAATGCGCCTAATTCTCCACCAGATGAGGCTGCTACACCAGCGGGCGATTATAAGGAGGTGTTCATTGAAGCCAAGCTCGATAAGACCAATCCTTATGTGGGTGAGCAGCTGATTTATAATTTTAAACTTTATACCAGCCGCAATTTGCGTGAAGTCTTGCCTGAGTTCCCAGACTTTCATGATTTTTGGAGCGAAAATTTGCTAAAAGAGGGGAAATCAAAAGAAGTGTTGGGGGGAAAAGAATATTTAGTTTATCAATTTAAATATGCCCTCTTTCCCTCTAAAAGTGGAAAACTGGAAATCGGTGAAACCAGTGTGAAGGCTCAAGTGGAAGAGCCTTTGAATCTTCCTGGTTTTTTTAACGATCCATTTTTTAATCTAAGGGCAGGGGGGGGGGCTTATAGGCCTCGTGTATTTAGGGCGCCAGCCCTTAGTGTGGATGTGAAGGAATTACCCCCCAATGCTCCTGCCGATTTTAAAGGCTTAGTCGGAAGTTTTGCATTAAAGTCTGAACTTTCAAAACAAGATTTAACTGTGGGAGAAACAGCCACCCTCACACTTACTCTCTCGGGACAGGGAAATTTGAAAGAGGCAAAAATTGAAGGATTTGAAAATTTACCCAATTTAAAAATTTATCCGGATAAAGCTGATTTGGAATTGAATCGTACAGTTTCCGGTCTCAGTGGGAAAAAAGTTTTTAAATTTGCCCTGGTTCCGGAGGCTGCAGGAAAAATTCAAATTCCTGAAATAAACTTAAGTGTATTTAATCCTAAAACGGGGCAATACGAGAACTTGCAAAGCCCTGCTTATACTTTGTCGGTAGTGCCGGGTAGCACTTCTCAGGGCAACCCTGTTCAAAAGCAAAATTTCATTTCAAAACCGGAGTCGCCCAACTTGTTGGCAGAAGATATTGCCAGCATCCATCAGGAACTTCGGGTTGATTCTCTGCTTTCTAATGCGTCCTTGTATGCAGGCCTGAGTTTGTTTTTAGCCATCCCTCTGGTCACCTGGATTCTTCACCTGCTGAATAAGCGCAAAACTTGGCTACAGCAAAATGAAAGTTATTTGAGAAAGAAAAAGGCCTTTTCGAAAGCACAACAAAAGATAAAACAGATTGCGCTGGATAATGCAGCAATCTTTGCCGACCTGGTTTCAAAAATAATGAAAGAGTTTTTGGGAGATAAACTCCAACGCATGGGGGTTTCTCTCACTCCTCAAGAAATTGAACAAATTTTGAAAGATAAAAAAATAAGACCGGACTTACTAACTGAGACCATTGTTTTTCTGAAAGAGTTGGAAGCTACAAGTTTTGGGGCCGTTCCAAATAAGGAGTTGTGGAAAAAAGAGTGGCCTTTGAAAGCGATCAAGTTGTTGAAGGCGTTGGAGAGGGGGTTGAAATAA
- the pyrE gene encoding orotate phosphoribosyltransferase: protein MRPQLKQILLQNSYEQREVKLASGRLSNFYFDGKQTALSAEGAFLIGECFFDLFQKSGRRIQAVGGPTLGADPIVSAVSLISYLKNSPLPAFIIRKEPKKHGTAKWIEGDKNLKLGMQVALVEDVVTSGGSILKAAERVEEAGYFVSLMATIVDREEGGREAIEAKGYRLLSLFTKTELLS, encoded by the coding sequence ATGAGACCTCAATTAAAACAAATCCTCCTTCAGAATTCTTATGAACAACGCGAAGTAAAACTTGCTTCGGGACGGCTTTCTAATTTTTATTTTGATGGAAAACAAACTGCCCTTTCTGCAGAAGGTGCTTTTTTGATTGGAGAATGTTTTTTTGATCTCTTTCAAAAATCAGGTCGTCGGATTCAGGCCGTGGGGGGTCCTACTTTAGGGGCGGATCCTATTGTGAGTGCGGTGAGTTTGATTTCTTATCTAAAAAATTCCCCGCTGCCCGCTTTTATTATTCGTAAAGAACCCAAGAAACACGGTACTGCAAAATGGATAGAAGGGGACAAAAATTTAAAGCTAGGGATGCAAGTGGCTTTAGTGGAAGACGTGGTGACCTCAGGTGGATCCATATTGAAAGCCGCTGAAAGAGTGGAAGAAGCCGGATATTTTGTGAGTTTAATGGCTACGATTGTCGATCGTGAAGAAGGAGGACGGGAGGCGATTGAAGCAAAAGGCTATCGCTTGTTGTCTTTGTTTACGAAGACGGAATTGCTTTCATAA
- a CDS encoding patatin-like phospholipase family protein has product MASKNNKLGLVLSGGGARGAYEAGVLHYVRTMLPSKSRNRNFDIQSGSSVGAINTCFMVATAHDLNFQAKKMWELWENIREENIYKRNFKALLEFLSKGSKQIFFKFLRGLNQESPHFPGFLDTSPFLPFISNVMDWPQISKNIQKGFVQAIAIVATNVFTGRTELFIEKNSKLSYYGDYTSHFTTIQPVHALASAAIPIVFPSILINGIAYTDGGLRLNTPISPAIHLGADSILVIGLNHRARAGEEIPFHGVKGQPPALGQILGRVLNSVFLDKIQYDLEQLERINRIVEWAELLYGKNFLDDLNKMLVEKNIHGDIADRGVKKLKLLRIRPSEDIGEMFIECFQKSKDHHFGSFEKFLIRVLDIDPSSGNDFLSYIGFIPEYLQKLLALGFEDAKTKHNELKEFLED; this is encoded by the coding sequence ATGGCTTCAAAAAACAACAAACTAGGCCTGGTTTTATCGGGAGGTGGGGCGCGAGGCGCATATGAAGCCGGGGTGCTTCACTATGTGAGAACCATGCTTCCCAGCAAAAGCCGCAATCGGAATTTTGACATTCAATCCGGCTCATCCGTAGGCGCCATCAATACCTGTTTTATGGTGGCCACCGCTCATGACCTGAATTTCCAAGCCAAAAAAATGTGGGAGCTTTGGGAAAACATTCGGGAAGAAAACATCTACAAACGAAATTTTAAGGCCTTATTGGAATTTCTTTCCAAAGGATCCAAACAAATTTTTTTCAAATTTCTCAGAGGGCTCAATCAAGAGTCTCCTCATTTCCCGGGTTTTTTAGATACAAGCCCTTTTCTCCCTTTTATCAGCAATGTCATGGATTGGCCCCAGATTTCCAAAAATATCCAAAAAGGTTTTGTACAAGCCATAGCCATTGTTGCCACCAACGTCTTTACTGGTAGGACAGAACTCTTCATCGAAAAAAACTCAAAGCTCAGTTACTACGGCGACTACACCTCGCATTTCACCACCATTCAACCGGTCCATGCACTTGCTTCTGCGGCAATACCCATCGTGTTCCCCTCCATACTGATCAACGGCATTGCCTATACCGATGGAGGACTCCGTTTAAATACTCCTATTTCTCCTGCCATTCATTTAGGGGCAGATTCCATCCTGGTCATCGGCCTCAATCATCGCGCACGCGCGGGTGAAGAGATCCCTTTTCATGGGGTAAAAGGACAGCCTCCTGCCCTAGGACAAATTTTAGGTAGAGTTTTGAACTCGGTCTTTTTGGACAAGATCCAATACGATTTGGAGCAATTGGAGCGCATCAATCGCATTGTCGAATGGGCAGAGCTGCTTTATGGCAAAAATTTTTTGGACGACTTGAATAAAATGTTGGTGGAAAAAAATATCCACGGAGACATTGCCGATCGCGGAGTGAAGAAACTAAAGCTACTCCGCATCCGTCCCTCGGAAGATATTGGGGAGATGTTTATTGAGTGCTTTCAAAAAAGCAAAGATCACCACTTTGGGTCATTTGAAAAATTTCTGATTCGAGTATTGGATATTGATCCTTCCAGCGGAAACGACTTTCTTTCTTATATCGGATTTATTCCTGAATACCTGCAAAAGCTTTTGGCCCTGGGCTTTGAGGATGCAAAAACAAAACACAATGAGTTGAAAGAATTTTTGGAAGATTAA
- a CDS encoding tetratricopeptide repeat protein, which yields MFKKIFLISVLLFFTNNVCAQTPVQTFKTANEAYLARDFQKAETLYQELEKQGILSGGLFFNLGNTFYRQGKVGEAIYYYEKALRLSPRDRDLSANYNYIRERLIDKIEEPLLNKILSYAFFWNALLSLKEGLFFTLGAYALLFALLISRLYFKSRMQFLCLLFLVFVNLLSLSSFSLKLIEEKLLRYGVLFASNQGVFSEPTEQSVRLFELHEGAKIKISEEQNGFYKVQWVDGKKGWMKKETIGNI from the coding sequence ATGTTCAAAAAAATATTTCTAATTTCCGTTTTACTTTTTTTTACCAACAATGTCTGTGCTCAAACTCCAGTGCAAACTTTTAAAACAGCCAATGAAGCTTATTTGGCCCGCGATTTTCAAAAGGCGGAAACGCTCTATCAGGAACTTGAAAAGCAGGGGATTCTTTCGGGGGGCTTATTTTTTAATTTGGGAAACACCTTTTATCGCCAGGGAAAAGTGGGAGAAGCCATTTACTATTACGAAAAGGCTCTCCGGTTAAGTCCTCGGGATAGGGATTTATCGGCCAATTATAATTATATCCGCGAACGCCTGATTGATAAAATTGAAGAGCCACTCCTCAATAAAATTTTGTCCTATGCTTTTTTTTGGAATGCTTTGCTTTCTTTGAAAGAAGGCCTCTTTTTCACCCTAGGGGCTTACGCCTTGCTGTTTGCTTTGCTTATTTCGCGACTCTATTTTAAATCTCGCATGCAATTTTTGTGTCTGTTGTTTCTTGTTTTTGTGAACCTGTTGAGTCTTTCTTCTTTTTCCCTAAAGTTAATTGAAGAAAAACTACTTCGCTATGGGGTCTTGTTTGCTTCAAACCAAGGTGTTTTTTCAGAACCTACGGAACAATCGGTCCGCCTGTTCGAACTTCATGAAGGGGCAAAAATAAAAATTTCAGAAGAGCAAAATGGTTTTTATAAAGTGCAATGGGTGGATGGGAAAAAAGGTTGGATGAAAAAAGAGACGATTGGAAATATATGA
- the rpsO gene encoding 30S ribosomal protein S15, with product MLLESQKKEVISKFKQHDADTGSPRVQIALLTERINSLTEHFKSHKKDHSSRRGLLQLVGQRRRLLDYVKRKDHPQYAQLLESLNLRK from the coding sequence ATGCTATTGGAGAGTCAAAAGAAAGAAGTGATCAGTAAATTCAAACAACACGATGCTGATACCGGTTCGCCTCGTGTACAAATCGCCCTCCTGACCGAGCGGATTAATTCCTTAACCGAGCATTTCAAAAGTCATAAAAAAGACCATTCTTCTCGAAGAGGTCTTTTGCAGCTCGTCGGCCAACGCCGGCGCTTGCTGGATTATGTGAAGCGTAAAGATCATCCTCAATATGCACAACTTCTCGAGAGTTTGAATTTACGTAAATAA
- the nadB gene encoding L-aspartate oxidase: MSQQTDFLILGSGIAGLSYALEVADFGRVLILTKKDSAESNTNYAQGGIASVWDPEDSFSAHIQDTLIAGAGLCDEKIVRMVVEEGPERVKHLIDLGVQFSKKEKDKIDLGKEGGHSARRILHQGDITGKEIERALLERVKAHPHITILEHHVAIDLITTKKLIPASQKNQVIGAYALNRLTGEVITLSCKTCLLATGGAGKVYLYTSNPDIATGDGIAMAWRAGATVSNLEFVQFHPTCLFHPQAKSFLISEALRGEGAILRTQKGDRFMTRYHPQAELAPRDIVARAIDAELKKGGEDFVYLDISHQNADFLKKRFPSIYERCLSFGFDLTKGPIPVVPAAHYFCGGVQTNEYAQTEVKGLYACGEVACTGLHGANRLASNSLLEAVVFAKRAATDSVRYAQEIDLPPSSLLPIWNSGQATDSDEAVVITQNWDEIRRTLWNYVGIVRSTKRLLRAQSRIEFLREEVREYYWNFKITADLIELRNLVLVAELVVRCALQRQESRGLHYTLDYPDFSDRTQNSLIKQESILPD; the protein is encoded by the coding sequence ATGTCCCAGCAAACTGACTTTCTCATTTTAGGTTCGGGGATCGCCGGACTCAGCTATGCCCTCGAGGTCGCTGATTTTGGCCGTGTACTCATCCTGACCAAAAAAGACTCTGCCGAATCTAATACCAACTATGCCCAAGGGGGAATTGCCAGCGTCTGGGATCCTGAAGACAGCTTCAGCGCCCATATTCAAGATACGCTGATCGCGGGGGCCGGACTTTGTGACGAAAAAATTGTTCGAATGGTGGTAGAAGAAGGCCCAGAACGTGTGAAGCATCTGATCGATTTGGGAGTTCAATTTTCCAAAAAAGAAAAAGACAAAATCGATTTGGGAAAAGAAGGTGGACATTCCGCAAGACGTATTCTGCATCAGGGAGATATCACCGGAAAAGAAATTGAACGCGCCTTGCTTGAACGTGTCAAAGCACATCCTCACATCACAATTTTAGAACATCATGTGGCGATTGACTTGATCACCACAAAAAAATTAATTCCTGCAAGCCAAAAAAATCAGGTGATTGGAGCCTACGCGCTGAATCGTCTCACGGGTGAAGTCATCACCCTCTCCTGTAAAACCTGTTTACTCGCGACGGGCGGTGCCGGAAAAGTTTATCTTTATACTTCCAATCCCGACATTGCCACCGGCGATGGAATTGCCATGGCCTGGCGCGCGGGGGCCACTGTTTCCAATCTGGAATTTGTGCAATTTCATCCCACCTGCTTATTTCATCCCCAGGCAAAGTCATTTTTAATTTCGGAAGCGCTGCGAGGAGAAGGCGCAATCTTGCGCACTCAAAAGGGTGATCGTTTTATGACCCGTTATCATCCTCAGGCGGAACTTGCCCCTCGGGATATTGTTGCCAGGGCGATTGATGCTGAGCTGAAAAAGGGCGGAGAAGATTTCGTCTATCTGGATATTTCGCATCAAAACGCTGATTTTCTTAAAAAACGATTTCCCAGTATTTACGAGCGCTGTTTGAGTTTTGGATTTGATCTTACGAAAGGCCCCATCCCCGTGGTCCCTGCCGCCCATTATTTTTGCGGAGGCGTTCAAACCAATGAATACGCCCAAACCGAGGTAAAGGGCCTGTATGCCTGTGGAGAAGTGGCTTGCACAGGTTTGCATGGAGCCAATCGTTTGGCCTCTAACTCTCTTCTTGAAGCCGTGGTCTTTGCGAAGCGAGCTGCGACCGACAGCGTAAGATATGCACAGGAAATTGATCTTCCTCCTTCCTCTTTACTCCCTATTTGGAATTCTGGGCAGGCAACAGATTCCGACGAGGCTGTGGTCATCACACAAAACTGGGATGAGATCCGACGAACCCTGTGGAACTACGTAGGGATTGTGAGAAGCACAAAACGCCTGCTGCGCGCACAAAGCCGCATTGAATTTTTAAGAGAAGAAGTAAGAGAATATTATTGGAATTTTAAGATTACGGCAGACTTGATTGAATTACGAAATCTGGTTTTGGTGGCCGAACTCGTGGTTCGCTGTGCGCTGCAAAGACAGGAGAGTCGTGGATTGCATTATACTTTGGATTATCCAGATTTTTCAGATCGAACTCAGAATAGCTTAATAAAGCAAGAGTCAATTCTTCCAGACTAA
- a CDS encoding VWA domain-containing protein, whose amino-acid sequence MQNFAHVQSLPQLLPHFSVYRKLIKQALLCLVFFFLFLSLTGPQWGYHFEEVTRKGVDLFVVADVSNSMLAEDLKPNRLEQLKRKVHDLLRLSQGDRIGLIVFAGKAVVLCPLTLDYQAIEQFIEDLSTDLISIQGTNLAEALRLARQSFKDTKTSKAILLITDGEDHGQALEKEMNELKQNQIPLYVLGVGTTQGAPIPLAKGEGGFKRDEAGNVVVSKLEENALSELALSSGGEYVRSVTGDEDLNVLYVKGLKGALSSSEFKASKKKVFEHRYQWPLAFAFLFLLLEFLWTDFKKVGALFLFLLLFLNSRPSLAFSFKSLEELQGAQNYQKKNYEEALKHYQTNVVEDPKDAINAYNLGNSYYQQKRYESAAESFVKAAQNGAAELKVKSLYNLGNSLYKMGELEKSITAYEKALELDAKDEETKLNLEFVKRKLQEKQKQQAGGQQNSPKNSKDQQKDQQKDSQNSENKNQDPSQNSSQDQKQNQDQKQNQDQKQKQNQNPQQGQSQSEKQENADQEAQKNQNSSPQNSKEQNAQAKKNQSEKGSALQEAQKGNKNTQEAEMWLGAIEENQRQVLKNQIEKKLGRERRVEKDW is encoded by the coding sequence TTGCAAAACTTTGCTCATGTCCAATCTCTGCCACAGCTCTTGCCTCATTTTTCAGTGTACCGAAAATTAATCAAACAGGCTCTGTTGTGCCTGGTTTTTTTCTTTTTATTCTTAAGTTTGACGGGGCCTCAATGGGGTTATCATTTTGAAGAGGTGACTCGGAAGGGCGTAGATCTTTTTGTTGTAGCGGATGTTTCTAACTCAATGTTGGCTGAAGATTTAAAACCCAATCGTCTGGAACAACTCAAACGAAAAGTTCACGATTTACTCCGACTTTCTCAAGGGGATCGTATTGGTCTTATTGTTTTTGCGGGAAAGGCAGTGGTCCTTTGCCCTCTCACTTTAGACTACCAGGCCATTGAACAATTTATAGAAGACTTATCCACCGATCTTATTTCCATACAGGGAACTAATTTGGCAGAGGCCCTTCGTTTGGCACGTCAAAGTTTTAAAGATACAAAAACTTCCAAGGCAATATTACTGATAACGGACGGAGAGGATCATGGCCAGGCCTTAGAAAAAGAGATGAATGAGTTGAAGCAAAATCAAATTCCGCTCTATGTCCTGGGTGTTGGAACTACACAGGGAGCTCCCATTCCTTTAGCGAAAGGAGAGGGGGGCTTTAAGCGCGATGAGGCAGGTAATGTGGTGGTTTCTAAATTGGAAGAAAATGCATTAAGCGAACTGGCCCTTTCGAGTGGAGGGGAATATGTACGTTCGGTGACGGGTGACGAGGATCTCAATGTCTTGTACGTGAAAGGCCTGAAAGGTGCTTTGAGTTCCTCTGAATTTAAGGCCAGTAAGAAAAAAGTGTTTGAACACCGCTATCAGTGGCCTTTGGCCTTTGCATTTTTATTTCTCTTGCTCGAATTTTTATGGACAGATTTTAAAAAAGTAGGGGCCTTGTTTCTCTTTCTGCTTTTATTTTTAAATTCCAGGCCATCGCTCGCTTTTTCCTTCAAGAGTTTAGAAGAATTGCAGGGAGCTCAAAATTATCAAAAGAAAAATTATGAGGAAGCCCTCAAACATTATCAAACGAATGTGGTGGAAGACCCCAAAGATGCAATCAATGCCTATAATCTTGGGAATAGTTACTACCAGCAAAAGCGGTATGAATCCGCTGCGGAGAGTTTTGTGAAAGCGGCTCAGAATGGAGCGGCGGAGCTTAAAGTAAAGTCTTTGTACAATCTTGGAAATTCGCTTTATAAAATGGGAGAGCTGGAAAAATCCATTACGGCCTATGAAAAAGCCTTGGAGCTGGATGCAAAGGATGAAGAGACAAAACTGAATCTGGAATTTGTCAAACGCAAGTTGCAGGAAAAACAAAAGCAGCAGGCAGGAGGTCAACAAAACTCGCCAAAGAATTCCAAAGATCAGCAAAAAGATCAACAAAAGGATTCCCAAAACTCAGAAAATAAAAATCAGGATCCGTCACAGAATTCATCTCAAGACCAGAAACAGAATCAAGATCAAAAGCAGAATCAAGATCAGAAACAAAAACAAAACCAGAATCCGCAGCAGGGGCAATCTCAATCTGAAAAACAGGAAAACGCGGATCAGGAAGCTCAGAAGAATCAAAATTCAAGTCCTCAAAACTCCAAGGAGCAGAACGCGCAGGCAAAAAAAAATCAGTCCGAAAAAGGCTCAGCTCTGCAAGAGGCGCAAAAAGGAAATAAAAATACCCAAGAGGCCGAAATGTGGCTAGGGGCTATTGAAGAAAATCAAAGACAGGTTTTAAAAAATCAGATTGAAAAAAAACTGGGACGTGAAAGACGGGTGGAGAAAGATTGGTAG
- the gspD gene encoding type II secretion system secretin GspD, whose translation MRNILSLSLAFFVSTSLVFAPFVGAQTSTGGTAATTSVQAPQTPSPQAAKPSAKYEDLTKSTPTSSAPPKTINKVESDGEGLYLNAVDTDIREIIKQISKAAGKNFLIDDKVKGKVTILSEKKMTIDEAYQAFISALEVLGFTVVSGPSGLLKIIPLKDALTTPLPIYKDDSPITDSFITRLITMKNVSALDIASAVKPLISKEGNLFAYPSTNTLIVTDTGTNIDRLLKIIREMDTQGPEQLVEIYTVKNASAKDVADKIQKLYVDQQATKRTGGGKGVELDDVPFISKVIPDERTNSVILLASKRALAKIRDLMSLLDKPLDGSQGKVHVHYLKNAEAKKMADVLTALTSGAGKTAAAAAAGAPGKGGAAVPTVAEFEGGVKVAADESTNSLLITATQKDYETLVEEVINKLDIPRRQVYVEVIIMELNIKKDRTIGFNAQGGDLFGLGPSGTVGFGSLLGGMTSGLPAALSSAGAAGVISKDTVTFNRPNPDGTTTPVSMPAFGALMTAMQNDTNVNILSTPNLLTLDNEEASIIVGGEEPFPTGTTVTSGGNTSFNVTRQNVGITLKITPQVNEGEMVKMKVKQEVTAVVPGASDAVRTSIGPSTTKRSVETVVVSKDEQTIVIGGLIDDKLNVGESKVPFLGDIPILGNLFKSKTKTKSKTNILIFLRPFIIRDTADFLKILQKKVEERNMFVEQNYGASQQKMIRESIRSHASELLEFKKDIQLLHYDYQSKYGNQSSLDQKNAVGEPAAVEPAAATETPKPKVKKNKKVKAKSID comes from the coding sequence ATGAGGAATATTCTAAGCCTTTCTTTGGCTTTCTTTGTTTCAACTTCACTGGTGTTTGCACCTTTTGTGGGAGCGCAAACCTCAACAGGGGGAACTGCTGCAACAACCTCCGTCCAAGCTCCACAAACACCCAGCCCTCAGGCGGCGAAGCCCTCCGCAAAGTATGAAGATTTGACTAAATCTACTCCCACTTCTTCTGCTCCTCCAAAAACCATCAATAAAGTTGAAAGCGATGGAGAGGGCTTGTACCTGAATGCGGTGGACACGGATATTCGCGAGATTATCAAGCAGATCAGCAAGGCCGCCGGAAAAAACTTTTTGATTGATGATAAAGTGAAAGGGAAGGTCACCATTCTTTCCGAAAAGAAAATGACCATTGATGAAGCTTACCAGGCCTTTATTTCTGCCCTGGAGGTTTTGGGATTTACTGTGGTTTCTGGTCCCTCCGGTCTGCTCAAAATCATTCCTCTAAAAGATGCGCTCACAACGCCTCTTCCTATTTACAAAGACGATTCTCCTATTACGGACAGCTTTATTACACGTCTGATTACCATGAAGAATGTGAGTGCCTTGGATATTGCTTCTGCCGTAAAACCCCTTATTTCCAAAGAAGGTAATTTATTTGCCTATCCTTCTACCAATACGCTGATTGTGACAGATACAGGCACCAACATTGATCGCCTGCTAAAAATTATTCGTGAGATGGACACCCAAGGCCCTGAGCAACTGGTAGAAATTTATACAGTAAAAAATGCCTCGGCAAAAGATGTCGCGGATAAAATTCAAAAGCTTTATGTCGATCAGCAAGCAACCAAGAGGACGGGAGGGGGAAAAGGCGTTGAACTCGATGATGTCCCCTTTATTTCCAAGGTCATTCCCGATGAACGCACGAATTCGGTGATTTTGCTGGCTTCCAAGCGTGCCTTAGCAAAAATTCGGGATCTGATGTCTCTATTAGACAAACCTTTGGATGGTTCTCAAGGCAAAGTGCATGTTCACTATCTAAAAAATGCGGAAGCAAAGAAAATGGCCGATGTTTTGACCGCTTTAACCAGTGGAGCGGGTAAGACCGCCGCCGCGGCTGCAGCGGGTGCTCCTGGCAAAGGTGGAGCCGCAGTTCCCACAGTGGCTGAGTTTGAGGGAGGCGTGAAAGTGGCAGCGGATGAGTCCACTAATTCTTTGCTCATTACCGCCACTCAAAAAGATTACGAAACCCTGGTGGAAGAAGTCATCAATAAACTCGATATTCCGAGGCGCCAGGTTTATGTAGAAGTCATCATCATGGAATTGAACATCAAGAAAGATCGAACCATTGGGTTCAATGCGCAGGGTGGAGACTTATTTGGTCTGGGGCCTAGCGGAACCGTGGGCTTTGGTTCTCTTTTAGGTGGGATGACTAGCGGCCTGCCTGCCGCCTTGTCGAGTGCAGGTGCGGCGGGGGTTATCAGTAAAGATACCGTTACCTTTAACCGGCCCAATCCCGATGGAACGACGACCCCTGTGAGTATGCCCGCCTTTGGGGCTCTTATGACGGCAATGCAAAATGATACCAATGTTAATATTCTTTCTACTCCCAATTTACTGACCCTCGATAACGAGGAAGCCTCCATCATCGTCGGGGGTGAAGAACCTTTCCCAACGGGAACCACTGTAACCAGTGGTGGAAATACCTCTTTCAATGTGACCCGACAAAATGTGGGTATTACCCTAAAAATTACACCTCAGGTGAACGAAGGCGAAATGGTTAAAATGAAGGTGAAACAGGAGGTGACCGCTGTAGTTCCAGGCGCTTCGGATGCCGTTCGGACCAGCATTGGTCCTTCGACCACCAAGCGTTCTGTTGAGACCGTGGTGGTTTCAAAAGATGAGCAAACCATTGTGATTGGGGGCTTGATTGATGATAAATTGAACGTGGGAGAATCGAAGGTCCCTTTCCTTGGGGATATTCCAATTCTTGGAAATCTGTTCAAGAGCAAGACGAAAACCAAATCAAAAACCAATATTCTCATTTTCTTAAGGCCTTTCATTATTCGAGATACGGCCGACTTTTTGAAGATTTTGCAGAAAAAAGTGGAGGAACGAAACATGTTTGTGGAGCAGAATTATGGGGCTTCCCAACAGAAAATGATTCGTGAATCCATCCGCTCTCATGCATCCGAGTTGCTGGAGTTTAAAAAAGACATTCAACTTTTGCACTACGATTATCAAAGCAAATACGGGAACCAAAGCAGTTTGGATCAAAAAAATGCGGTAGGTGAGCCTGCAGCAGTAGAGCCTGCTGCAGCGACCGAAACTCCCAAGCCAAAAGTGAAAAAAAATAAGAAAGTGAAAGCAAAAAGTATTGATTAA